From the Paenibacillus sp. R14(2021) genome, the window GAAGCCGGCAAGAAAGTCATCAACTCCGTGGAGCTGTTCTCGCATCTGGCGAATGTTGGCGACTCCAAGTCGCTTATTATTCACCCGGCGAGCACGACGCACCAGCAGCTGGACGAGAACGAGCAAATTGCCGCAGGCGTGGCACCGGGCATGATTCGTTTGTCCGTGGGCACCGAAGGCATCGACGATATTTTGCATGATTTAACACAAGCATTGGCGGCAAGTCAAGCGTAAGCAAGCGCCGTAGCTCGGAAAGGATGGCATACAGGGAAATGACAGCAGAGGGACAAGACATCATGAGAAAAGACTGGGATACGTATTTTATGGACATCGCTTATATGGTTTCGACACGATCGCGTTGTCCGCGCAGGCATGTGGGGACGGTGCTCGTACAGGGCAAGAAGCTGCTCGGAACCGCCTATAACGGCGCGCCGATGGGCGTCGCAGACTGCTCGGAGGACGGCTGCATGATCGTCGAGGAGCTGGAGATGAAGGAGGAGGACGGCGTGGAGCGCATGGTCAAGAAGCAGCGCTGTATCCGAACGATTCACGCGGAGCAAAATTTGCTTCTCTTCACGGACCGGATCGACCGCGAAGGCTCCACCGTCTACGTGACGGATCAGCCCTGCTGGACATGTGCCAACATGCTGGCAAACAGCGGCGTGAAGGAAATCGTCTATCACCGCATATACGCGAAAGACAGCGAGAAGGTCATTTCCCTGATGCAGGTCAAAGGTATTGCGTTCCGCCATATGCGCGTTTATGAGCCGCCGGCTCAAGCCGGCATGCATGTGATTTCGTAAGCGGCAACCATGAGGAAGAACCTCTGGCTGCGCCATAGCAAGGTTTCTGCCCCGACGGGGGATGAGGCTTTCTGCGGTGCGGTTGGAGGTTTTTTTGGTTTGGATGCTAAGAGAAAGGAGTGGAATGCGATGGAACGGAGGCTGCTCGTTTGGTTTACGGTTTGCTGGGTGCTGGGCAGCGCCGCAGCTTCATCCTTGTCCGGCCCCGGCACCGTGCTGGCCGGTGCCGGGCTGCTGGCGGCGCTGGCCGCAGCCGCCCTGCTGCGGCGCTCGACCTGGCCGGCCGCCGCAGCTTGCTTGGCGGCGTACGGCTTGGCTGCCGGGCAGCGGATGTGGGCCGATGCCCGCAATGTTACCTCGCTGCCGGTGCAGTACTCGGCGGCGATTCAGTCTTCGCCGGCGGCTGCTGCGGTTTATGCAGCGGAACTGGCGGGGGTGATCGTGTCGGCGCCGGAAATCGACGGCGACCGTGTGCAGTTTCGCGTGGCGGGGCGAAGCATCTCGCTAACCGGTAGAGATGCGCCGTCGTCGATCGAGCTCGGCGGGGAGCGCATGCTCGTGCAGGTCAAGCTCGCGGCGGAAACAGAGCTGCGAATCGCCGCGGGGTGGCGGCGCGGGCAGCAGGTGAACGTCACCGGCGAATTGTCGGTTCCCGGCAGCAGTACTAATTTCGGCGGCTTTGATTATCGCCGATACCTGCTCGGCCAGCGCATCCACTGGCTGCTGGGCGCGGACGGCGCTGCCGCCGTCCGCGCAAGCGCCGGCTCCCGCCTAAGCTTGGCCTCGCAGCTGCAGCATATGGATGCCGTGCGCGCCGCGCTCGGCCGGCGAATGGACGCGCTTTATCCCGGCGTCCAAGGCGGCTACATGAAAGGCCTCGTCCTCGGCATAAGCGAGGATCTCGATCCAACGATGTTTCGTCAGTTTTCGCAGCTCGGTCTCACGCATATTCTGGCCATATCAGGCTTGCATGTCGCCGTGTTTCTTTATGTGCTCGGCGGCCTGCTGCGATTGACTCGCATGACGCGGGAGCGTATGCTGCTTATCTTGATTGCGGCCGTGCCGTTCTATGTTCTGCTTGCGGGCGCATCCCCGTCGGTCGTTCGATCCGGTATCATGGCCATGCTCGGCTTGGCTGCGGCGCGCATGCACAAACTCAAGGACGGCCTGCACCTGCTGGCAGCCGCTGCGCTGCTCATGCTCCTATGGGATCCGTATATGCTGGGAAACGTCGGCTTCCAGCTGTCATTTCTCGTAACGGCCGGTCTCATTCTAGGCGCCATGCCGGTGCGCAGGCTCTTCCCCGGCGGTAATCCGTGGTGGAAGGGAGCGCTGTTCGATCTGCTATCCGTAACTATGGTCGCTCAAGCCGTATCACTGCCGCTTACGCTATACTATTTCAACGGCTTGCACCTGCTGTCCGTTGCGGCGAATCTCGTGCTGGTGCCGTTTATCAGCTTCATCGTCATGCCGCTTGGCGGAGCTTCGCTGCTGCTGGATGGTATGTGGCATCCAGCAGGTGTGCTCCTAGCCGAGATCACGGCCATTGGCAATGAGTTGACGTTCGGCTTCGTCTTCAAACTGAGCGAGATGAAGAGCTTTCGCCTGATATGGGCGACACCTGCGCTCTGGTGGGTGGCCGGTTATTATGCGGCGCTTGCAGCGTTGTTCTTCTTATTAAAGCGGCGCCAAGAGAATCGTACGGCCGCGGAACAGGGGAATGTTTTGGCCGATTCGAACATCGCGGCAGCGGCGGCAGAGTCAGGCTCGAAGGGATCGTTTGCTTCTGCTTTATCAGGGACTGATGCGCCTACGCAGCCGCTCTCAGGCTTGCTGCGTTCGGCGGTCCCGGCCGGTGCATCGACACCGTTCATCACGCTGCCATTGGCAGCCTCCTCGCGGCGATTTGGTGCGCTGGCGCTGGTGGTTGCGATAGCAGCACTTGCCGCTCTATTGATCGGGGCATACGCACCGGACTATGGCGACCGCAGCGCTTATGTGGACTTCTTGGATGTCGGGCAAGGCGACTCCGTCTATATACGGACACCGGAAGGCCGGCATATTTTAATCGACGGCGGCGGAGCGGTTTCCTTCGGCAGCAAGGAATCGTGGAGGCAGCGAGCTGATCCGTTCGAGGTCGGTCAGAAGCTGGTCGTGCCGCTCCTGCAGCAGCGCGGCGTTCATCACATCGATCTGCTCGTTCTCTCGCACCTCGACAGCGACCATATCAAGGGTCTTCAAGCCGTCGTCGACGCCATTCCGGTTCGAGCGATTCTATGGAACGGAACGGTCAAAGCGTCCAAAGACGCCGTTTCACTGCTTCGCGCGGCGGTAGATGCACGAATTCCGCTGTATCAAGCCGCGGAAGGACTTACTTGGACGATGGATTCTTACACGAGCTTGCGGTCGATTGGAACACCTCCAGGGATTAGTCAAGCTGAGGCCGCTGCGCACATCGTTCCCGACATTGAGGAACAGAACGGTCAGAGCGTTGCCCTGCTCATTACGCTTTATAACCGGCAGTTTCTATTTACGGGCGATGCGGATGCGGCGGAAGAACATGCGATTCTGGAGCAGCTGCAAGCGGCGGGGGAGCAATCTGAAGAGGCTGCGGCGGCGAACCAGTACCCCATCGACGTCATGAAAGTATCGCATCATGGGAGCAAATCCTCGACCTCGGATGAATGGCTCGCCTATTGGAAGCCGGACGCGGCGGTCATTTCGGTCGGACGCAGCAATACCTACGGACATCCGCACCAGACCGTCGTTTCACGGCTTCAAGAGAGAGGTGCTGCCATTTACCGTACGGACTCCGGAGGCGAAATCCAGTTCCGAATCCGTCCTTCGGGCATACTGGAGCATCGAGAGCGGCTTTTGGAGCATCATGATTAGTGCCAGAGTAAGCCTTTGTTGAAATCTCTCTGATTCTATTGAAAAATAAGGTAGAAATACTGCGCCACGGAATGATTACATCAGCCCGTTCTGAGCAATTTTCAGAACCTACATATCGAAATAAAATGGATTAAATTGTATTTAAAATGAATAATCATGCTATTAAATAAGAATTTTCAAGGGAATATGCCCCTTTAACTGCTTTCAGGCTATGATAGACTTTGATATAATGGCCTAACAAGAATGTAGTTTATCACCAGGGGGCATGTATTACTTTGTCAGTTTTCGATGAACAGCGGACAACTATACACTATCAATTTATGCGGTCGGACGCTCATGCTGCCGAAACCATTATGCTGCTGCATGGAAACGGTCTAAATAGCTCGCATTGGGGAAGCTTGACTGCAGACTTGAACCGAGAATATCATCTGCTGTTAATCGATTTGAAAGCTGGCAGCGA encodes:
- a CDS encoding dCMP deaminase family protein — encoded protein: MTAEGQDIMRKDWDTYFMDIAYMVSTRSRCPRRHVGTVLVQGKKLLGTAYNGAPMGVADCSEDGCMIVEELEMKEEDGVERMVKKQRCIRTIHAEQNLLLFTDRIDREGSTVYVTDQPCWTCANMLANSGVKEIVYHRIYAKDSEKVISLMQVKGIAFRHMRVYEPPAQAGMHVIS
- a CDS encoding ComEC/Rec2 family competence protein, translating into MDAKRKEWNAMERRLLVWFTVCWVLGSAAASSLSGPGTVLAGAGLLAALAAAALLRRSTWPAAAACLAAYGLAAGQRMWADARNVTSLPVQYSAAIQSSPAAAAVYAAELAGVIVSAPEIDGDRVQFRVAGRSISLTGRDAPSSIELGGERMLVQVKLAAETELRIAAGWRRGQQVNVTGELSVPGSSTNFGGFDYRRYLLGQRIHWLLGADGAAAVRASAGSRLSLASQLQHMDAVRAALGRRMDALYPGVQGGYMKGLVLGISEDLDPTMFRQFSQLGLTHILAISGLHVAVFLYVLGGLLRLTRMTRERMLLILIAAVPFYVLLAGASPSVVRSGIMAMLGLAAARMHKLKDGLHLLAAAALLMLLWDPYMLGNVGFQLSFLVTAGLILGAMPVRRLFPGGNPWWKGALFDLLSVTMVAQAVSLPLTLYYFNGLHLLSVAANLVLVPFISFIVMPLGGASLLLDGMWHPAGVLLAEITAIGNELTFGFVFKLSEMKSFRLIWATPALWWVAGYYAALAALFFLLKRRQENRTAAEQGNVLADSNIAAAAAESGSKGSFASALSGTDAPTQPLSGLLRSAVPAGASTPFITLPLAASSRRFGALALVVAIAALAALLIGAYAPDYGDRSAYVDFLDVGQGDSVYIRTPEGRHILIDGGGAVSFGSKESWRQRADPFEVGQKLVVPLLQQRGVHHIDLLVLSHLDSDHIKGLQAVVDAIPVRAILWNGTVKASKDAVSLLRAAVDARIPLYQAAEGLTWTMDSYTSLRSIGTPPGISQAEAAAHIVPDIEEQNGQSVALLITLYNRQFLFTGDADAAEEHAILEQLQAAGEQSEEAAAANQYPIDVMKVSHHGSKSSTSDEWLAYWKPDAAVISVGRSNTYGHPHQTVVSRLQERGAAIYRTDSGGEIQFRIRPSGILEHRERLLEHHD